The sequence below is a genomic window from Nicotiana tomentosiformis chromosome 6, ASM39032v3, whole genome shotgun sequence.
ACCTAACTCAGCAGCACCATCTCCACCCATTTCTCTACCTTCACTGTCGGGATACTCATCGTCGTACTAGGTCCTGTTCAATCCTATCCACGTCTTCCTTAGCATCACCAGCTTGTGGTGTAGCCGGGTCACAACCACAATCAAACCGAGCTTCACGTGCCTTAGCACATGTATTCGCTAAGTCGGCTTCCGAAATAGCCCTCGTCCCTATCAGATCCCTGAATATGTCCAGCTGGGCCTCGGCATGAATCCATTCCTCATACAGATCCCGAGGAACATCAGGAAAAGCAGTACAGAAGGAGGACGGTTGTGCCAATAACTGTGCCTTTTTGGCCTCGAGGGCAACAACTCGATCACTAAGGTCCCCAGTCTCTTTTTCCAACTCTCTGAGCCTAGCCATCTCCATTGTGCAATCCCGTTCAGAACGAATAACACGGATCGCGTCCTCTAAACCTGCAGCTCTACGTGTAGCTGATAACTGGGCTGACTCCGCCCTCTCCAAATCCGCTACCTTCTCGGCGACCTTGCCACTCAAAACGGCCGCTCGAAGTTGACACTCCTCCAGCTCGGAACACAGCAAGACCACTTGGGACTGAAGGTCGGCGCACTGGGCCTCAACCACCTTACTCACTTCGAGCTCCTCCTCTTTGTCCTTCAACGCCCCCTTGAGCTCACTACATTTTCTGATGATCTTCACCAATTCGTCATCCTTCTCCTTTAGCTGGTTTCGGAGGGCCCGAAAGTTGCTACTACCACCAACTCGCCAGCAAAGTTCATGGTGTTTATCACGATATTCGCGATATTTCCACTCCGTCTTTTGGAAGATAGCCTTACACCTCTCCTCTCGGCGAGAACTTTCAATCTCCAAGATCACAGTCTGAAAAGAAAGCCAGAGCGGGTAAGAACAAAGTCAAAATCAACATAAAAATGAATAAGGAAACAGAATACCAAACATACCCTAAGAGCAAGGTCGGCTATGCTCTTCGACAAAGTGGAATCCTTCAGCTTCTCGAGGGTCTTACCCTCCACATCGGAACAGAGTggaccaagagaagggaccacGTCCTCTGTATCAACTAATAGGTCCCGGTCCAAACGGATCGCAATGGTCCGTGTGCTCTCTTCCAACCTCACCTCAAGCCGGGTAAGTCATTCCCCCATCATCCTAACTTCCTCGACGTCCATATCGGAGCCCATCTCATAATCCTCTTCGGTAACACTTTTGCCCTTGTTGTCAACCCGAGAGGAAGGGCCCTCGATCGGTAAAGATATCGATGTCTCACCCCCTTGTAAGTCGTTGGGTATCCGCGCCGACGACCCTTCAAAACCCGTTCCGGACTCAAAGAGCAAAGTACATCCCTCAGCCCCCGACTGCTGCGGGATCGTGGACGGATGCTCGACACAAACTCTGAGATCTATAGTCGCCGTTTCTTTGATGATGAAACTATCCATCACCGAACTTCCCACGCGGACACTTCCTTCGTCGATACCGACAGATCGCCTCTTGCGGCGAAGCCGATTATCATCAGTCGACGATGATTCTTCCTCATCATCCTCGTCAACTAGATAACGTAGAGGCAAAGTTGAGACACAAGTCGTAGTAGTCGATGACCGAGCAGGTCTCACCGCAGCAATAGGAACAGAAACAACCTTCCTCTTACGGAATGCCGGAGCAGGAGCTTTTTACCTCTTCGAAGACCCTCCTGCAAAAGTGATTAGAAAGGCAACTATCAAAGCCATGACAAACACGCGACTACAAGGACAAGACGGCATAAGTAAAAAGTCACTATATGAACGGACAAATTCACCGGTCACTGAAAGCTTGGGCCCGAACTTCTGGAAAAAGGTCGGCCACCCACGAATCCCCACTGTGTGGGGAAAGATCTGGCTAACCCATTCATGAATATCCATGACCAATGGAGGGGGCTTGGTCTCAGCTGAAGGAGAAAAAGACAGAACGGTTAGACTATGACCAGAACGAGCAAAATAACCACTTAATGAAAATACTTACGAGCGTAATTCCACGCCCCAGGAAATCCATTTGCATTTGCCACCACGTCCTCGGTCTTGACAAAGAAGTAATTAAACCAGAATTGACGATTTGCTTTATCATCCATCTTTACTACCAAACGTTTACCTCCACGGTGATGAAGGTGCAACATCATCCCTCTATAAAAACTTAGCGCGAAAAGGTGCATCAGGTGGCGAAGAGAGACCCCGCAGCCAGCTAATTCCGCGTACTTTGTCAGCATGAGGATAAGCTAGTAGATATAAGGAGAAAGCTGAGTCGGACAGATGCCGTAGTAGCGGCAAAACTCCTCTGCCAATGGGAGAATGGAAAAAGAATAGCCCACGTAGAATGGATATACGTAGAACGCGCAATGTCCAAGGCGATGAATCTGTAACACATCGCGTCCAGCCGGGACCAGATCGATGTGGACTAGAATTTTGGACTTCGCCCTGAAATTAGCAAGGGCAGCCGCGTCCATCTCAGACTCTACGGCCTCAAGGTCATCCTCGGGTAGTTTTGAGAAGTCAGTTCTAGCCTTATCACTATGGGGAATTATTTTCTCCACCGTAGGAAAGCTTTCATCTTCTACAGCAATAGCAGCCCCACCGTCATGGGGAGCCATGTACACTGCCAAAAGAGCAGGATTAGGTATCCCCCTAGAACTGGAAGACACATTAACCATTTTTGTTTATGAATAGAGGGGGTGCAAACGCAGAAGAGTTGAGTAGCAAGAACCATCGAAATCGGTGAAGGCAGGAGTATGAAGTAAGGTCAAGAAAGCAGAGATTCTGATTGAGGAAGAAGAGGATATGACAATCCAATTTTTAGAAAACAAATAGTGAACCTAAGAACTGAATATCCCCATTTATAAGAGTTAGGGCATCAATACCGAGGAAGAAAACCGTAGTTGCCCAGCTCAAAAATCGAAGCGGCAGAGGCACAGAAAACGATACAGGGATCGGAAAAACGCGTAATAATGACGCATGATGACATGACGTCACGATGAAACAACGTGACCCTAGGTTGTGGATCACAAAAGGTCACGTTTCTATCCCGTCTGAAGCGCTACTACTGGACCTGCTCGCATAAAACTTCTCAAGCCTGACAGACAAAGTTCGCTCATCGAGGTCGCCCAGGGCTGACATCAATAAATGGAGAGACTAACTGTATGGATCAAAATCTACTTTTATTAAGATTTGACACGAAGCAGTATCGTGAAAAGCAATATGGCCGATGTCGATTAGTAGAAAACAGAGCTTGTAGTCGAAGAGTCAATAACAGCCGAGGTCGAGTATGAAGGGCAGTACTAACGGGTAGTTTTCGAAGTAGAATATTCTCTTGAATATTCTATGGTGTCCGTACTTTTAGAATTGATTGAGGAATATCCCatttaaatagaaaaagagatacGGGGAGAGAGAGAAAGGTAATATTCTCTGATAAAAACATTCTTTGAAAAGCAGACTTTCTCTCTAGATAAAAGACGATCACTACCTTTTTTAAGAGATTAGATTATCTACTATTCCACACTTTTTTCATTAGATCCGAGAAGGGTCCCAACATTCTAGTAtttgtctatcattcatcattgtgagaAAGAAGAGTCATTCACCtcattcaatattgggtgaatcattcttcttatttactttaatgtcATTTATAGttatttattgcttgatattcCCCCATCATTAATGATCTTGAAACATTGAATGTACATCACATTTAATCTTCTCTCAACACTGCTCTTGCGTTATTGGTGTTAATCGATTATAAATCTGAagttattatcattaactaggtttagCCCTTCGTTATacaaaattaattagtttaatcaaaagtctatattttttggtcaaacgaTATGTTTCTATCCAAAGGTAGAGAAGAAGAATCTTTAACACTATTTTCATTGTGTCGAAGAAGAATATATTTTCTTCTATATTACCAATATATCAGATTATAATCGCGAATTGAAAAATTACGTCACCATACTCTTATTTGTTAATTATAAGTTTAATCATATATTCTCTAAATTCATTCAGTATAATTATTCGACCTGAATTTAAATTATTAAGTTAATTCTAGGCAGAATTTTATTGTAGTCGGGTTCGAGCCAATGTAACTTTTTAAGTAGTCGAGTTCGAGCCAATATCAATCCTATCCAACACAACCCTTTGGTAAATTAATTATTTTGGCCTATCATTTATTGGTAAATTCATTTGTTTCATTTGATTTTTCTAATATTTGACTAACATAAAACATTCAATTAATTGAGCTATACACCTTTGATCCCTCAACTAACAGAGTTACAAAATTGATGAACTTTTAATTATTAAACCGTTTGACAATTTTCATATgttatattgggagaaaattgtgAGAGATTTGATTTAGTAGTCTATAACAAACGTTATTTTAGCTATATAACATTTTTCACAGGAGATCAACAAAAATTGTGCATGGTTGCATATCGACAACCAATAATAAAAGGATCAAAGCACAATTATTGCATTATTAGATTTATTTTTGAACCATGACATAATAAATAGTACAAATTATGGATAGGGGAGGGAGAGGGGTCCACAGCATATAGATTTCCAAAGAGAAAAAACACAAGAAAAGATCACAAAATCACCAACCTGATCTCCCACAAATCTCAAGCCCACAGCATTCAGTACTAAATTTATAATTTCAACATCACCATAATAAGTAGCCCTAGATAAGCAATtggaaaatataaaattataaaataaaaaaaaaacataacaGAGATTTTATGCGACGGATTCAAGCcaacataaataaatttttacACTATCAGTGCAGCCTTTGTATCGATATGATTCAGACATCCACCTTCAATGCAACTCAAGGAATCAGAAATCCATGCACATAAAATTAATTCCACACCATAATAACTACTACTACTAGTTCTGCCTCTTCTCTGCTCTTTCTTCTGATTTTTGCTTATTTCAGTAACTCCAAAGGCAATCAAGACTCTGATCTTCAAGTGATCTCCTTCCCATTCCAAGATTTGACACAATTGACGAAATTTCATTATTCATGTCAGGGCTTAGCTTTGTTTCTTGAGATAAACTAACTATCTCCTCTTTCTTAAAATTCTGAGTATAATTCTCGAGTAAAGTCTTAAGTATTATTGGATTTTGCATGCCAAATGAAACTTGACTTGGGAAGCTGCTCTGAACTGGGACTATTTGGTTACAAGAAAATGTACTTATGGGAAGATTATTCATTGGATTTGAGAGAGCAGAGAAATTAGGAGAATTGTTGAAACAATTGATCATGTTTTCTTGGCTCTTTTGAGCAGTAAAAAAATTGGAGAAGCAGTGCACGTGGCTGGATTGAGAAGCAGCAGGTTTGAACTTGCCAGTATAAGAGGAAGAATCTGTTAATGGTGGAAGAAAATTATTTCCCATTTCATTTTCATCAGAATTCAGCTTCACTAGTCCTGAAATATGGATTTTCTTCCCACCACAGCTCTTTTGAAATACTCTGCAAATGACCCATTCATTCTACAATACAGTAAAAAAAGAGAGTTAAAAACAGAATCTTGATGCACAGGCGGACAGGGGCGGATGCAGCATAGCATAGGAGTgccgggttcaactgaacccactATTTTCGACGTGGAGCATATAATTAGGTGTAAAAATCCACCAAAACTACAAAAACTAGTAGATATGAATTAATAACTTTAAAAATACAATTGGTTTAATGATAAGAATATAAGAGGTCGAACCCATGGAGTTAAAATCCTAAATCCACCTCTGGATTTGAATCCAGTATTTGATGTTTATAGGAATAGTAACTCCGTTCAAATATTTATAGACATTTAGTAAAATTTTCGAACATATACACTGTTTGAACAAAAGCACGGTGCATCCGCCCTACTTGATTGAAAGAGGGAACAGAAGAAAAGATGACAAGAATTACCTTTGCTGTCTTGGGCAGATTGTGAAGAGATAATCTTCCCTCAAGTCTATATTCATGAATGACCCAATTTGTCTTTTCACCTTTTGGAGCTCTCCCTTTGTAGAAAACCAGAGTTTTCTTCATCCCAACAAGAGattttcctctgaaaatctccctgTCTTTTCCAGTAGCTTTCCAATAACCTGCAGTTGTTGCCCTGTTTGTCCTCAGCCCTGTTGGGTACTTCTTGTCTCTCacacagaaaaaataccattctTTTTCCCCCATTTTTGCCTTCCCTACATtcccaaataaaaaataaaaatcattaAAGATATCATATCTGAAACTAACAACAATAGTAAGTTGAGGTCGGCTATATGAATTATCAGTATTCATGTCGCTTCATTTAAACACGTCCCATCTCGATCCATATATGAAAAAAAGATAGTTTGGTGCATGAAACAACCCGTGTTCATACAGGGTCCGGTAAGGGTCGCATCTCAAGGAGTGTGATGTAGGCAGTCTATCATGATTCAAGCATCGTGGCTAATTCCACGGCTCGACTTGTGACCTATAGGTTACACGAAAAAAACGGAAACAACTTTGTCGTTGTTTCAAGACTCCCTTCTTCTCGGTCCATATATGaattgaggaaaaagaaaagattaTAAAGTACTAGTTTGAGAAGCTTACATGGGAGGTCCCAAGGTTCAATCTTGTTCAAGTCAACTTCTCCAATAGCAATAGCAAAGAAATTGCTATCCACAACTTTGTTTGACAAATAATGAGTAATCAATTCTTCATCAGTTGGATGAAATCGAAATCCAGGAGGTAATTCCATCTGTTGATCATCCTCCTTAACAAGTCCCGAATAATTTTCCATCTACTTAAGATTTTTCAAAACTGGTTCTGTTTTATGTAATCAAGAATTAATTATTTCACCCTATATGCACACTAATACAGATTTTATTGACCACCACTCACCAGCTGGCTCTGAAATAAAAATGGGGTTTCGCCAAACAGCTCAAAAACCCACGAGAAAGAATACTAAATCAAGAAAAGTAGGAAAAATGGGGAAGTTGGAGAAAAAGATAAAGAGAAGCCATGGAACTAAAACTGAAAGAATGAACAAAAAAAAGTATGAGGATTACAAGGCAATAAATAGAGGTTTGGGGGAGGGGGTGGAATTTAGGCCTTTTGTTGTTTGGTTTCCCACCAGGTGTTCCGTACTCGTATTGGGGTCCGACTAAATCCGGATTCGAGTCGGAAAATCCCACATTGGGGTAAAGCGCTCTCTAGCAAAAGCTCTAACAAAAGCGATTACATGCCTAGAGCTCGAACCGAGATCTTTGATTAAAGATGAAGGAGTACTTATTACTTCACCACAACCCTGGTAAGTTGTTTAGGCCTTCTCTTCAAGTCTTTTCCTAACCATGATACAAAAAATCTATACACCTTTTGCTTATAATTTGACCAAATACAACTCATCCCTAAAACCATGCATGTAACATTTTCAACTgcttttgtcattttattttaactAGAGTCATATTCATTTAATTTTTGGAACTTCATTCTCTGGTGTGAAtataatttgaaggttccaaatgTTGCTTTCTTGGTGGTTCCAACTGTATACCAGAATCATCCAACATGACTTAATATTAAGTTGTTAAATGGCAATTAATAGTGCTTTAAATATGTAACTATCTCTATTTACTTTCTGCTGATAAGATTATAGCATTATATTCCCAAATTAACCTCCTTTGTATATAAAATACTTGAGCCCTGTGAAAACGACTATTTTTCAACTTCACTGTGTTTACTCGAGCGTGTGAAAACCTCAATTATGCAACATACATGAACGTGACATCAAAACTTCCAAATActctttttttgaattttaagcaAATACATGGTAAAGTTGACTAACTTATAGGTCGTTGGTTTGAGCCGTAAAATTAGTATGcagggtaggctgcctacatGGCCCTTCTCTGGACACTGCGTAAACGCAAGATGCTTCGTGCACTAGACAACCTTTTCATTGTTCAAATGCCTACCATATGTCTACATGTAATACATACCAAAAatttctgaagaagaagaagaagaagaagaagaagaagaagaagaagaagaagaagaagaagaagaagaagaagaaaggaagagtaCGAACTTAGGCTTTAGATTATCTACATGAAATTAGATCAAATCTCATTAACTAATCCAATTGAATGTGACCATTCTAGCCCATGAAAATCCATTACGAACACAACTTAATTTGTGCAGACCAGCACTGGGAAGACTTTATTGTGTTAGGTTTCAGATTAGCTAAGTTCAACTTGCCATATGAAGTATAACATTTGTCAAAAAGTTCTAGGGTTATTTAAGGCATGTCACAATTTCAAGTGGAAAGAATTATTTGTACGTTCACTGTGTTGTATAGTAACTCATGAAAAGAACCTTCACTAGTCATACTCAGGTTTTAAACAAGATTTTTCCACTGCACTCCACTTTGACGCTAGGATAATTCAACTAAGAGGGCCACGAGAGATACTGTTAGTGTAtagaaattaaattcaaaaattttGCGCGGTTCGTGAATGAAATAAAGCTAATTGtatgaaatttatgagaattgAGAAATCATGTAGTTACAATACGGATCTAGGAAGCTCAGCTAATTAAAGACATTCTTTTGGACTCAacttgaattgtctttatttACATGCAAAAAGATAACTAATGAAGTCATCCTTGTCTTTATAAATACTTTGCTATGGTGGGGTTGTTAAAAAGATACAGTTGTATATATGTGGGGCTCTGCCCATAGTCCTTTTGGGCCACTTTGATCACTTGCAAATAAATGGTAACAATATTGTTCTTGTAAGGATCATAAAAAAGAAAGATACCTATAAATAGGCCTTTTTAAGATTTGTTTGTTTCATTATTGATGagaaaaataaaaacttaaatCAAAATTATGGGTGCCAAGTGGACTAAATTTGAGCGTGTTACAAGAGGTTGAGCCAATAAATACGTTGTGTCATAACTCAATCAATGTTTGCTTAGCTCAAAATGAACGGGGCAATTTGGGCTAAACTAGAAGATGTAACCCAAACTTTCGCCCACCTAATCTATTAAATTGAAAATAACCGGAGGATgaataatatatgtattataattcatatatatatgtatgtgcgTTACACGTATCTCGCTAATCATCAAAAGAAAGATGAAAATCATTTTCTTCCTTATATTGAAAATCAAAGTTTTATCTAACTTTAAACATTAGATATTTTTTCATGTTATTTCTCAAAATATATCCGACCATTTGAGAAAGACATTGTCAGTGTCAATCAAGTTACAATTTTAGAAATTAAGACAATATCATTGTACCCTTTTGATTGTCAAGTTATTCTTCCATGACTTTTTTAAAATTCCATGATATAAGTTTGTAATTTATATATCGCGTAGTTATTTGTCTTTGTTCCTTGTCATCTTTGTATGTAC
It includes:
- the LOC104084822 gene encoding NAC domain-containing protein 100-like, which translates into the protein MENYSGLVKEDDQQMELPPGFRFHPTDEELITHYLSNKVVDSNFFAIAIGEVDLNKIEPWDLPWKAKMGEKEWYFFCVRDKKYPTGLRTNRATTAGYWKATGKDREIFRGKSLVGMKKTLVFYKGRAPKGEKTNWVIHEYRLEGRLSLHNLPKTAKNEWVICRVFQKSCGGKKIHISGLVKLNSDENEMGNNFLPPLTDSSSYTGKFKPAASQSSHVHCFSNFFTAQKSQENMINCFNNSPNFSALSNPMNNLPISTFSCNQIVPVQSSFPSQVSFGMQNPIILKTLLENYTQNFKKEEIVSLSQETKLSPDMNNEISSIVSNLGMGRRSLEDQSLDCLWSY